A DNA window from Ictalurus furcatus strain D&B chromosome 22, Billie_1.0, whole genome shotgun sequence contains the following coding sequences:
- the myo1ha gene encoding unconventional myosin-Ih isoform X2, which translates to MLNSARPERSCCRRGTSTEVSQVRDWRSPGSNLHSSDVSEKGKGKPRQLDLERALTARDRVGVQDLVLLDAHNSETAVLDNLKKRFSEDLIYTYIGTLLISVNPYKELDFYSKRHMDLYMVVNFYELPPHIYALADNAYQTMLAEANNHFILISGESGAGKTEATKKILQYYAVSCPSSSLLNSVRDQMLMSNPILEAFGNAKTLKNDNSSRFGKYMDIQFDCQGDAVGGHILSYLLEKSRVVHQNHGERNFHIFYQLLEGGDDDLLRQLGLERDTQRYNYLLQGECAKVSSINDRNDWKSVKNALLVMHFGLSDIEHLFGIIASVLHLGNVPFDRDTKGNAVLNSNAELRWVSKLTGVHVQVLTEALTYRKIEARADEVLCPFTVDHATYARDALAKAIYGRTFTWLVNRINESLENQDSSRKTVIGLLDIYGFEVFYVNSFEQFCINYCNEKLQQLFIQLTLKAEQEEYEAEGIEWEPVQFFNNKIICDMVEEKHRGIISVLDEECLMPGDATDLTFLEKMEKKMGNHPHFITQKLADKKTRRTLERGDFRLLHYAGEVTYCVVGFIDKNNDLLYRHIKEVMRQSKNSIMQQCFSSDEVDSRRRPETVATQFKNSLQGLTEILMAKEAWYVRCLKSNDDKQSGRFDDVLVRHQVKYLGLMEHLRVRRAGFAYRRRYEEFLKRYKPLCPDTWPHWRGVPAEGVERLVQHLGYQPDEYKMGRTKIFIRYARTLFATEDAYEICKHELVAKIQAKYKGYRTREEFKKQKEAATKIETCWRGVQARKERERRAWAVKIIKKFIKAYLTRGEAKPTDNSEYLAFVRQSYLKRLKNNLPETVLDKTTWLTPPPVMREASEMLRRLHTRWLVRKYVRGITPQRKAQLQLKAVTSAIFKGKKESYPQSVAVPFVDTRISEQDINERVLQTMTQERIKYSVPVVKYDRNGFKPRPRQFILTQVALHVAEEAKIKQRVEYVSLKGVSVSNLGDTFMILHVVSDGPKQKGDLILQCDHLYEVVTKLSVLANKQNAINVLQASIKFEISGGKENFVDFSTGQEATVYKDKNGHLMVVTPRVRSR; encoded by the exons ATGCTGAACTCGGCTCGGCCCGAGCGGAGCTGCTGCAGACGAGGGACGTCCACCGAGGTCAGCCAGGTCAGAGACTGGAGGTCACCGGGGTCAAACTTACACAGCTCGGACGTGTCCGAG AAAGGAAAAGGTAAGCCACGTCAGTTGGACCTGGAGCGGGCGCTGACTGCCAGAGACCGAGTCGGTGTCCAGGACCTGGTGCTGCTGGACGCCCACAACAGCGAGACAGCCGTTCTGGACAACCTGAAGAAGCGCTTCTCCGAGGACCTGATATAC ACTTATATTGGAACCCTTCTGATCTCAGTCAACCCGTACAAAGAGTTGGACTTCTACAGCAAGAGGCACATGGACCTTTATATGGTGGTCAACTTTTATGAGCTTCCACCCCACAT CTACGCCCTGGCGGATAACGCCTACCAGACCATGCTAGCGGAGGCTAATAACCACTTCATTCTGATCTCTGGAGAGAGCGGGGCGGGAAAAACCGAGGCCACTAAGAAGATCCTGCAGTATTACGCTGTTAGCTGCCCCAGTAGCTCCCTGCTGAACTCCGTCCGGGACCAGATGCTCATGTCCAATCCTATCCTGGAG gcttttggaaatgccaaaacACTGAAGAACGACAACTCCAGTCGCTTCGGAAAGTACATGGACATTCAGTTCGACTGCCAG GGCGATGCAGTTGGAGGTCACATCCTCAGCTATCTGCTGGAGAAATCGCGCGTGGTCCACCAGAACCACGGCGAGAGAAATTTCCACATCTTCTACCAGCTGCTGGAGGGAGGAGACGACGACCTGCTGAGACAACTGGGCCTGGAGAGGGACACGCAGCGCTACAACTACCTGCTACAG GGGGAGTGTGCCAAAGTGAGCTCCATCAACGACAGGAACGACTGGAAATCAGTGAAAAACGCCCTCCTGGTCATGCACTTTGGTCTCAGCGACATTGAG CATCTGTTTGGAATCATCGCAAGTGTTCTGCACCTGGGGAACGTCCCGTTCGACAGAGACACCAAAGGCAATGCTGTCCTCAACTCCAACGCTGAACTGCGCTGGGTATCGAAG CTGACTGGGGTCCATGTACAGGTTCTGACCGAGGCTCTGACCTACAGGAAGATCGAAGCTAGAGCAGATGAG GTTCTGTGTCCCTTCACCGTCGACCATGCCACCTACGCCAGAGACGCCCTGGCCAAAGCCATTTATGGACGCACCTTCACCTGGCTGGTCAACCGCATCAACGAGTCACTCGAGAATCAg GACTCGAGCAGAAAAACGGTTATCGGACTGCTGGACATCTATGGGTTTGAGGTCTTCTACGTGAACAG ttttgAGCAGTTTTGCATTAACTATTGCAACGAGAAGCTCCAGCAGCTGTTTATCCAGCTCACGCTGAAGGCTGAGCAGGAGGAGTACGAGGCCGAGGGCATCGAG tgggAACCGGTACAGTTCTTCAATAATAAAATCATCTGTGACATGGTGGAGGAGAAGCACAGAGGGATCATCTCAGTTCTG GACGAGGAGTGCTTGATGCCAGGCGATGCGACAGACCTGACCTTTCTGGAAAAGATGGAGAAGAAAATGGGCAACCATCCTCACTTCATCAc ACAGAAGCTGGCTGATAAGAAAACCCGCAGGACTCTGGAGAGAGGCGACTTCCGTCTGCTTCATTACGCCGGAGAGGTGACGTACTGCGTCGTGG GCTTCATAGACAAGAACAATGACCTGCTGTACAGGCACATCAAGGAG gTGATGCGGCAGTCGAAGAACTCTATAATGCAGCAGTGTTTCTCGTCTGACGAGGTGGACAGCAGGAGAAGACCCGAGACG GTGGCGACTCAGTTTAAGAACAGCCTGCAGGGACTGACTGAGATCCTGATGGCGAAAGAAGCCTGGTACGTTCGCTGCCTAAAATCCAACGACGACAAGCAGTCAG GTAGGTTTGATGATGTACTGGTGAGGCACCAGGTGAAGTATTTGGGTCTGATGGAACACCTGAGAGTCAGACGGGCCGGATTTGCATATCGGAGGAGATACGAGGAATTTCTCAAGag GTATAAACCTCTGTGCCCTGATACCTGGCCACACTGGAGGGGAGTTCCTGCTGAGGGAGTGGAGAGACTGGTGCAGCACCTGGGGTACCAGCCTGATGAGTACAAGATGGGCAG GACCAAAATCTTCATCCGCTACGCCAGGACACTATTCGCCACTGAGGACGCCTACGAGATCTGCAAACATGAGCTGG TTgcaaagatacaagcaaagtaCAAGGGTTACCGGACTAGAGAAGAGTtcaagaaacagaaagaagcGG CTACTAAAATTGAAACGTGCTGGAGAGGAGTTCAGGCTcggaaagagcgagagagacgaGCCTGGGCCGTCAAAATCATCAAGAA ATTTATTAAGGCTTACCTGACGCGTGGCGAGGCAAAACCCACAGATAACTCCGAGTACCTGGCGTTCGTCAGACAGAGCTACCTCAAAAGGCTGAAAAATAATCTACCGGAAACCGTTTTGGACAAAACCACGTGGCTCACACCTCCACCTGTAATGAGAGAG GCGTCGGAGATGCTGCGGAGGCTGCACACGCGCTGGTTAGTGAGGAAGTACGTGCGAGGGATCACCCCGCAGAGGAAAGCTCAG CTGCAGCTGAAGGCGGTCACCAGTGCCATCTTTAAAGGGAAGAAGGAAAGCTACCCTCAGAGTGTCGCTGTGCCTTTTGTGGACACCAGGATCA GTGAGCAGGACATTAACGAGCGCGTCCTGCAGACGATGACGCAGGAACGCATCAAG TACAGCGTTCCTGTGGTGAAGTACGACCGGAACGGGTTCAAGCCGAGACCCAGGCAGTTCATTCTCACCCAGGTCGCACTTCACGTCGCAGAAGAGGCCAAGATCAAACAGAGAGTCGAGTACGTCTCACTCAAAG GTGTTTCTGTCAGTAACCTGGGAGACACTTTCATGATCCTCCACGTGGTGAGCGATGGCCCCAAACAAAAG GGAGATCTCATACTTCAGTGTGATCACCTCTACGAAGTCGTGACCAAACTGAGCGTGCTGGCGAACAAGCAGAACGCCATCAACGTGCTCCAGGCAAG TATTAAGTTTGAGATCAGCGGAGGTAAGGAGAACTTCGTGGACTTCAGCACTGGACAGGAAGCCACGGTGTACAAGGACAAAAACGGCCATCTGATGGTG GTCACACCGAGGGTGAGGTCCCGCTGA
- the myo1ha gene encoding unconventional myosin-Ih isoform X1 produces the protein MLNSARPERSCCRRGTSTEVSQVRDWRSPGSNLHSSDVSEKGKGKPRQLDLERALTARDRVGVQDLVLLDAHNSETAVLDNLKKRFSEDLIYTYIGTLLISVNPYKELDFYSKRHMDLYMVVNFYELPPHIYALADNAYQTMLAEANNHFILISGESGAGKTEATKKILQYYAVSCPSSSLLNSVRDQMLMSNPILEAFGNAKTLKNDNSSRFGKYMDIQFDCQGDAVGGHILSYLLEKSRVVHQNHGERNFHIFYQLLEGGDDDLLRQLGLERDTQRYNYLLQGECAKVSSINDRNDWKSVKNALLVMHFGLSDIEHLFGIIASVLHLGNVPFDRDTKGNAVLNSNAELRWVSKLTGVHVQVLTEALTYRKIEARADEVLCPFTVDHATYARDALAKAIYGRTFTWLVNRINESLENQDSSRKTVIGLLDIYGFEVFYVNSFEQFCINYCNEKLQQLFIQLTLKAEQEEYEAEGIEWEPVQFFNNKIICDMVEEKHRGIISVLDEECLMPGDATDLTFLEKMEKKMGNHPHFITQKLADKKTRRTLERGDFRLLHYAGEVTYCVVGFIDKNNDLLYRHIKEVMRQSKNSIMQQCFSSDEVDSRRRPETVATQFKNSLQGLTEILMAKEAWYVRCLKSNDDKQSGKTTHTHTHTHTHTHTHTHTHTHTHTCEFVFTSRTLSVRLGRFDDVLVRHQVKYLGLMEHLRVRRAGFAYRRRYEEFLKRYKPLCPDTWPHWRGVPAEGVERLVQHLGYQPDEYKMGRTKIFIRYARTLFATEDAYEICKHELVAKIQAKYKGYRTREEFKKQKEAATKIETCWRGVQARKERERRAWAVKIIKKFIKAYLTRGEAKPTDNSEYLAFVRQSYLKRLKNNLPETVLDKTTWLTPPPVMREASEMLRRLHTRWLVRKYVRGITPQRKAQLQLKAVTSAIFKGKKESYPQSVAVPFVDTRISEQDINERVLQTMTQERIKYSVPVVKYDRNGFKPRPRQFILTQVALHVAEEAKIKQRVEYVSLKGVSVSNLGDTFMILHVVSDGPKQKGDLILQCDHLYEVVTKLSVLANKQNAINVLQASIKFEISGGKENFVDFSTGQEATVYKDKNGHLMVVTPRVRSR, from the exons ATGCTGAACTCGGCTCGGCCCGAGCGGAGCTGCTGCAGACGAGGGACGTCCACCGAGGTCAGCCAGGTCAGAGACTGGAGGTCACCGGGGTCAAACTTACACAGCTCGGACGTGTCCGAG AAAGGAAAAGGTAAGCCACGTCAGTTGGACCTGGAGCGGGCGCTGACTGCCAGAGACCGAGTCGGTGTCCAGGACCTGGTGCTGCTGGACGCCCACAACAGCGAGACAGCCGTTCTGGACAACCTGAAGAAGCGCTTCTCCGAGGACCTGATATAC ACTTATATTGGAACCCTTCTGATCTCAGTCAACCCGTACAAAGAGTTGGACTTCTACAGCAAGAGGCACATGGACCTTTATATGGTGGTCAACTTTTATGAGCTTCCACCCCACAT CTACGCCCTGGCGGATAACGCCTACCAGACCATGCTAGCGGAGGCTAATAACCACTTCATTCTGATCTCTGGAGAGAGCGGGGCGGGAAAAACCGAGGCCACTAAGAAGATCCTGCAGTATTACGCTGTTAGCTGCCCCAGTAGCTCCCTGCTGAACTCCGTCCGGGACCAGATGCTCATGTCCAATCCTATCCTGGAG gcttttggaaatgccaaaacACTGAAGAACGACAACTCCAGTCGCTTCGGAAAGTACATGGACATTCAGTTCGACTGCCAG GGCGATGCAGTTGGAGGTCACATCCTCAGCTATCTGCTGGAGAAATCGCGCGTGGTCCACCAGAACCACGGCGAGAGAAATTTCCACATCTTCTACCAGCTGCTGGAGGGAGGAGACGACGACCTGCTGAGACAACTGGGCCTGGAGAGGGACACGCAGCGCTACAACTACCTGCTACAG GGGGAGTGTGCCAAAGTGAGCTCCATCAACGACAGGAACGACTGGAAATCAGTGAAAAACGCCCTCCTGGTCATGCACTTTGGTCTCAGCGACATTGAG CATCTGTTTGGAATCATCGCAAGTGTTCTGCACCTGGGGAACGTCCCGTTCGACAGAGACACCAAAGGCAATGCTGTCCTCAACTCCAACGCTGAACTGCGCTGGGTATCGAAG CTGACTGGGGTCCATGTACAGGTTCTGACCGAGGCTCTGACCTACAGGAAGATCGAAGCTAGAGCAGATGAG GTTCTGTGTCCCTTCACCGTCGACCATGCCACCTACGCCAGAGACGCCCTGGCCAAAGCCATTTATGGACGCACCTTCACCTGGCTGGTCAACCGCATCAACGAGTCACTCGAGAATCAg GACTCGAGCAGAAAAACGGTTATCGGACTGCTGGACATCTATGGGTTTGAGGTCTTCTACGTGAACAG ttttgAGCAGTTTTGCATTAACTATTGCAACGAGAAGCTCCAGCAGCTGTTTATCCAGCTCACGCTGAAGGCTGAGCAGGAGGAGTACGAGGCCGAGGGCATCGAG tgggAACCGGTACAGTTCTTCAATAATAAAATCATCTGTGACATGGTGGAGGAGAAGCACAGAGGGATCATCTCAGTTCTG GACGAGGAGTGCTTGATGCCAGGCGATGCGACAGACCTGACCTTTCTGGAAAAGATGGAGAAGAAAATGGGCAACCATCCTCACTTCATCAc ACAGAAGCTGGCTGATAAGAAAACCCGCAGGACTCTGGAGAGAGGCGACTTCCGTCTGCTTCATTACGCCGGAGAGGTGACGTACTGCGTCGTGG GCTTCATAGACAAGAACAATGACCTGCTGTACAGGCACATCAAGGAG gTGATGCGGCAGTCGAAGAACTCTATAATGCAGCAGTGTTTCTCGTCTGACGAGGTGGACAGCAGGAGAAGACCCGAGACG GTGGCGACTCAGTTTAAGAACAGCCTGCAGGGACTGACTGAGATCCTGATGGCGAAAGAAGCCTGGTACGTTCGCTGCCTAAAATCCAACGACGACAAGCAGTCAGGtaagactacacacacacacacacacacacacacacacacacacacacacacacacacacacacacacacacacacgtgtgaaTTCGTGTTTACATCTCGCACACTGTCTGTCCGTCTAGGTAGGTTTGATGATGTACTGGTGAGGCACCAGGTGAAGTATTTGGGTCTGATGGAACACCTGAGAGTCAGACGGGCCGGATTTGCATATCGGAGGAGATACGAGGAATTTCTCAAGag GTATAAACCTCTGTGCCCTGATACCTGGCCACACTGGAGGGGAGTTCCTGCTGAGGGAGTGGAGAGACTGGTGCAGCACCTGGGGTACCAGCCTGATGAGTACAAGATGGGCAG GACCAAAATCTTCATCCGCTACGCCAGGACACTATTCGCCACTGAGGACGCCTACGAGATCTGCAAACATGAGCTGG TTgcaaagatacaagcaaagtaCAAGGGTTACCGGACTAGAGAAGAGTtcaagaaacagaaagaagcGG CTACTAAAATTGAAACGTGCTGGAGAGGAGTTCAGGCTcggaaagagcgagagagacgaGCCTGGGCCGTCAAAATCATCAAGAA ATTTATTAAGGCTTACCTGACGCGTGGCGAGGCAAAACCCACAGATAACTCCGAGTACCTGGCGTTCGTCAGACAGAGCTACCTCAAAAGGCTGAAAAATAATCTACCGGAAACCGTTTTGGACAAAACCACGTGGCTCACACCTCCACCTGTAATGAGAGAG GCGTCGGAGATGCTGCGGAGGCTGCACACGCGCTGGTTAGTGAGGAAGTACGTGCGAGGGATCACCCCGCAGAGGAAAGCTCAG CTGCAGCTGAAGGCGGTCACCAGTGCCATCTTTAAAGGGAAGAAGGAAAGCTACCCTCAGAGTGTCGCTGTGCCTTTTGTGGACACCAGGATCA GTGAGCAGGACATTAACGAGCGCGTCCTGCAGACGATGACGCAGGAACGCATCAAG TACAGCGTTCCTGTGGTGAAGTACGACCGGAACGGGTTCAAGCCGAGACCCAGGCAGTTCATTCTCACCCAGGTCGCACTTCACGTCGCAGAAGAGGCCAAGATCAAACAGAGAGTCGAGTACGTCTCACTCAAAG GTGTTTCTGTCAGTAACCTGGGAGACACTTTCATGATCCTCCACGTGGTGAGCGATGGCCCCAAACAAAAG GGAGATCTCATACTTCAGTGTGATCACCTCTACGAAGTCGTGACCAAACTGAGCGTGCTGGCGAACAAGCAGAACGCCATCAACGTGCTCCAGGCAAG TATTAAGTTTGAGATCAGCGGAGGTAAGGAGAACTTCGTGGACTTCAGCACTGGACAGGAAGCCACGGTGTACAAGGACAAAAACGGCCATCTGATGGTG GTCACACCGAGGGTGAGGTCCCGCTGA